The Alosa sapidissima isolate fAloSap1 chromosome 5, fAloSap1.pri, whole genome shotgun sequence genome has a window encoding:
- the timm8b gene encoding mitochondrial import inner membrane translocase subunit Tim8 B has translation MADFSSDYGLSSAGGSEKAESAELQRLIAIEQQKAQFQAQVHNFTDVCWDKCMDKPSSKLDSRTETCLESCVERFIDTTLTITNRFSQMVQKGGHM, from the exons ATGGCAGATTTTAGCTCCGATTACGGTTTATCATCTGCTGGTGGCTCAGAAAAGGCAGAAAGTGCTGAGCTTCAACGATTGATAGCGATAGAACAGCAGAAAGCACAATTTCAAGCCCAG GTGCATAATTTTACTGATGTCTGCTGGGACAAGTGTATGGACAAACCAAGTTCAAAGCTAGACTCGCGAACAGAGACATGTCTTGAGAGCTGTGTGGAGCGTTTCATCGATACTACGCTCACTATCACGAATCGCTTCTCGCAAATGGTACAGAAGGGTGGACATATGTGA